A genomic window from Oceanobacillus timonensis includes:
- a CDS encoding Y-family DNA polymerase — translation MDYSKEPRRDIMCIDAKSFFASVEAVERKQHPLQSRIAVVSKPDNQGGLVLASSPLVKQEYGVKTGTRIYEIPKKANIDIVEPRMALYLQKNMEILRIFKRYVAKEDLLTYSIDESFLDVTKSHKLFGSTQDIAKKIQRDVWRELGLVLTVGIGDNPLLAKLALDHQAKHDEQRGFIGEWRYEDVPHKLWKIEALIDFWGIGQRTEANLNRIGIRNMYDLAQYNIGKLKERFGVIGEQLYFHAHGIDRTKLSDMYTPKSTSFSKNQILNRDYVVKHDVEIVIREMTDENVSRLRKHHLMTGVVKLSIGYSKEVAQDGFHHQMKIEATDSSKKLKGYMLLIFHKYYQENMPVRVVNVTFGKLQIKQSLQLNLFESAEEAIENEELDKTIDFVRRKYGYTSLLHASSLLQSGMARYRAKLLGGHRSGKEE, via the coding sequence ATGGATTATTCAAAGGAACCGCGCAGAGATATTATGTGTATCGACGCCAAATCTTTTTTCGCAAGTGTAGAAGCTGTCGAACGCAAGCAGCATCCTTTACAATCCCGAATTGCGGTTGTATCCAAGCCGGACAATCAAGGCGGTTTGGTGCTGGCCTCCTCTCCTTTGGTAAAACAAGAGTATGGAGTGAAAACAGGAACAAGGATTTATGAAATCCCGAAGAAAGCAAATATAGACATTGTGGAGCCCCGTATGGCATTGTATTTACAAAAGAATATGGAGATATTACGTATTTTTAAGCGTTATGTAGCCAAAGAGGATTTACTTACTTATTCTATCGACGAATCGTTTCTCGATGTAACGAAATCACATAAACTTTTTGGCAGTACGCAGGATATAGCAAAGAAAATCCAACGTGATGTATGGAGAGAATTAGGCTTAGTGCTGACTGTAGGAATAGGAGATAATCCACTTTTAGCAAAATTAGCGCTTGATCATCAGGCAAAACATGATGAACAACGAGGATTTATTGGAGAGTGGCGCTATGAGGACGTTCCACATAAGTTATGGAAAATAGAAGCTTTGATTGATTTTTGGGGAATAGGACAGAGAACAGAAGCAAATCTTAATCGGATAGGTATTCGGAATATGTATGATTTGGCGCAATATAATATTGGCAAATTAAAAGAAAGGTTCGGTGTGATTGGAGAACAGCTCTATTTCCATGCACATGGAATAGACCGAACCAAACTATCGGATATGTACACACCGAAAAGTACATCCTTCAGCAAAAATCAGATACTGAACAGAGATTATGTGGTGAAACACGATGTGGAAATTGTCATCAGGGAGATGACGGATGAAAATGTATCCAGACTAAGAAAGCACCATCTCATGACCGGTGTCGTCAAACTTTCCATTGGTTATTCCAAAGAAGTAGCACAAGACGGATTTCATCATCAGATGAAGATCGAAGCTACGGATTCGTCCAAAAAATTAAAAGGATACATGTTGCTTATTTTTCATAAATACTATCAGGAAAATATGCCGGTCAGGGTTGTCAATGTCACGTTTGGAAAACTTCAAATAAAGCAATCCTTACAGCTGAATTTATTCGAATCAGCAGAAGAAGCGATCGAAAATGAAGAGCTGGATAAGACAATTGATTTTGTGAGACGAAAATATGGTTATACGTCACTGCTGCATGCTTCCAGTTTACTTCAAAGCGGAATGGCAAGATATCGAGCGAAATTGCTTGGCGGTCATCGTTCTGGAAAGGAAGAGTGA
- a CDS encoding MDR family MFS transporter → MNDTANSWDLPTKQKALMIAALLTGAFMGIINETLLATALPSIQEAFSITQGQVQWMTTAFLMTNGVMIPISAFLIDRFTTRGLFLTAIGLFGVGTLIAAIANVYPILLMGRIVQAAGSGIMLPLLMTVLLAVIPVERRGTAMGMIGIVIAFGPAIGPTLSGVLLEHFSWRSLFLVVLPIVVIAMIIAALFLKNVTELKKPKIDILSIILSSVGFGSFLYGFSIASESGWGSAEVIIMIAAGAIVIGLFVWRQLILETPMLEFRIFQYRTFTLAIIITMTVMVSLIGAETLLPLFMQNVLQFSPLQSGLMLLPGAVVIGIMSPLTGRLFDKFGAKWLALIGLSIVTVTTFMFTRLSLDTSFAYLTTIYAIRMFGLSFALMPVMTSALNQLPPKEYSHGSAMANTLQQISASLGTAILVTLVAMGANSFTADADTTPEIAGQLSQLIGFEWAFMGSTILALFAFILALFLHPPKKEKEIVQRIHGRDANGR, encoded by the coding sequence ATGAACGACACAGCAAATTCCTGGGATTTGCCGACAAAACAAAAAGCACTCATGATAGCTGCCCTGCTGACAGGGGCATTTATGGGAATTATTAATGAAACACTACTCGCAACTGCTCTCCCATCCATTCAAGAGGCATTTTCCATTACACAAGGACAAGTGCAGTGGATGACGACGGCTTTCTTAATGACAAACGGGGTAATGATCCCGATATCCGCATTTTTGATTGACCGGTTTACTACAAGAGGATTATTTTTAACAGCGATTGGATTATTTGGTGTAGGAACACTTATCGCAGCCATAGCCAATGTCTATCCGATACTCCTGATGGGCCGCATTGTTCAAGCTGCAGGTTCCGGTATTATGCTGCCACTGCTGATGACAGTGCTTTTGGCAGTTATTCCGGTTGAAAGACGCGGTACCGCAATGGGGATGATCGGAATTGTTATAGCATTTGGCCCGGCAATCGGTCCAACGCTATCCGGCGTACTTTTGGAACATTTTTCTTGGCGCTCCCTGTTTCTTGTTGTATTGCCAATTGTTGTGATTGCTATGATAATTGCGGCATTATTCCTGAAGAATGTCACAGAACTGAAGAAGCCAAAAATAGATATTTTATCGATTATTCTTTCATCCGTTGGTTTTGGTTCCTTTTTATACGGATTTAGTATCGCTTCTGAAAGCGGGTGGGGAAGTGCGGAAGTTATTATAATGATTGCAGCTGGAGCCATCGTAATTGGGCTGTTTGTTTGGCGGCAGCTTATTCTGGAGACGCCGATGCTGGAATTCCGTATCTTTCAATACCGGACGTTCACACTTGCGATTATCATTACAATGACGGTGATGGTATCACTGATTGGAGCTGAAACGCTCTTGCCGCTGTTTATGCAAAATGTATTGCAATTTTCACCGCTGCAGTCCGGGCTGATGCTGCTCCCAGGTGCAGTTGTGATTGGGATTATGTCCCCGCTTACCGGGCGATTGTTTGATAAGTTTGGAGCGAAATGGCTGGCATTAATAGGGTTGAGTATTGTGACGGTTACAACGTTTATGTTTACCAGACTATCGCTGGATACATCTTTTGCGTATCTGACAACGATTTATGCGATTCGCATGTTTGGTCTGTCGTTTGCGTTGATGCCAGTTATGACATCCGCATTGAACCAACTTCCACCAAAGGAGTATTCACACGGTTCGGCGATGGCAAATACATTGCAGCAAATTTCGGCATCGCTTGGTACGGCAATTCTAGTGACACTTGTTGCTATGGGGGCAAACAGCTTTACAGCGGATGCCGATACTACTCCAGAAATAGCAGGACAACTTTCACAGCTTATTGGATTTGAGTGGGCATTCATGGGTAGTACCATTCTTGCGCTTTTTGCGTTTATACTGGCCCTGTTTCTACACCCTCCGAAGAAAGAAAAAGAAATTGTTCAACGTATACATGGCAGGGATGCAAACGGAAGGTAA
- a CDS encoding spermine/spermidine synthase has protein sequence MHGQTRNIIQRVRTPRGDIQLQQRGNHYEIISNGTFLMATYNGESEKILVSAALKNTTAPRNVLVGGLGVGFSLAEALRHEQITQVTVIEIEEAIISWNRTYLAAFSNHALKDPRTKMIQADFLEWMEAATEKYDVICLDIDNGPDWTVTNSNTDLYQVHTLHLLAGLLSSDGVLAFWSAASSQAFVEKLKESFEEVHVIPVPQEKGEADYIYLAKAPFPSVC, from the coding sequence ATGCATGGTCAAACACGAAATATAATACAGCGTGTACGTACGCCCAGAGGAGATATACAACTTCAACAACGCGGCAACCATTATGAAATCATCAGTAATGGGACGTTTCTAATGGCAACATATAATGGAGAATCCGAGAAAATTTTAGTAAGTGCTGCATTAAAAAATACAACAGCTCCCAGAAATGTACTGGTTGGAGGCTTAGGAGTCGGTTTTTCTTTAGCAGAAGCATTGCGTCATGAACAAATCACGCAAGTCACCGTTATTGAGATAGAAGAAGCAATTATTTCATGGAATCGAACCTATCTTGCCGCTTTCTCAAATCATGCATTAAAAGATCCCAGGACGAAAATGATTCAGGCTGATTTTTTAGAATGGATGGAAGCAGCGACAGAAAAATATGATGTCATATGCTTAGATATTGATAACGGACCCGACTGGACAGTGACAAATTCCAATACAGACTTATATCAAGTGCATACACTGCACCTATTAGCAGGATTACTATCTTCCGATGGCGTACTAGCTTTTTGGAGCGCTGCTTCTTCACAAGCTTTTGTTGAAAAACTGAAAGAATCTTTTGAAGAAGTACACGTTATTCCTGTACCTCAGGAAAAGGGAGAGGCTGACTATATCTATCTCGCAAAAGCTCCTTTTCCATCGGTGTGCTAA
- a CDS encoding TetR/AcrR family transcriptional regulator has protein sequence MKKSQKKEAIIQTAEKLFYEHGFHAVGVKSILNQAGVAPMTMYYHFQSKEELIKEILTQREKRYFRLLEDEFDKGSGIHSYIQSLINAHINWLKTAGFNGCLFLRAKQEYEGVNEEIVSLSKAHKRKLLEKMEKDLNSKSLSVQISVMLEGLTSMDQILDLDELKDTAMELSKRMQVSV, from the coding sequence ATGAAAAAATCACAGAAAAAAGAAGCAATTATTCAAACAGCTGAGAAATTATTTTATGAACACGGATTTCATGCGGTTGGTGTGAAAAGCATATTAAATCAAGCTGGCGTTGCTCCGATGACGATGTATTATCATTTTCAATCAAAAGAAGAATTGATAAAAGAAATATTAACTCAAAGAGAAAAAAGGTATTTCCGATTGTTAGAGGATGAATTTGATAAGGGGAGTGGCATTCATTCATATATACAATCCCTTATTAATGCTCATATTAATTGGTTAAAAACAGCTGGTTTCAATGGTTGCTTGTTTTTAAGGGCTAAACAAGAATACGAGGGTGTAAACGAAGAAATTGTTTCACTAAGCAAAGCGCATAAGAGAAAACTCCTGGAAAAAATGGAAAAGGATTTAAATTCCAAATCGCTTAGTGTGCAAATTTCCGTTATGTTAGAGGGATTAACATCAATGGATCAAATACTTGATTTGGATGAGTTAAAAGATACTGCAATGGAATTATCAAAAAGAATGCAGGTTTCTGTATAA
- a CDS encoding MFS transporter encodes MDAKKLIAIGLPMIAVTYGLSRFSYGLMLPYISETIPMNPSTSGFISSLSYIAYCIAILFAMIFSKKITSKTILMIAGLSSIIGLGIISVSPNPIFLGLGIFLAGMSTGFSSPPYAAIVNNHVETGLQNQANSWINSGTSIGTAFTGAIAIVMADSWRETYLIFMVIAIFVLIANYKVLPKQVISEEKGTAGCSKKEWSHSIQLIIASLVIGISCSAYWTFSRDFVLNLDRVPAYLGEWFWVIIGAAGLLGGTAGVFINHFGLVRAYRVSVFILSTSSFILGVFPENVIMGFLSPAFFGSSYIFMTGVLIVWGISVFKTNPSFGLGVPFLILALGQSIGSILSGQIADISGYYVLFIGASIIGYVTLLLKPKVN; translated from the coding sequence ATGGATGCAAAGAAATTGATAGCAATAGGCTTGCCTATGATTGCTGTCACATATGGGTTATCTCGGTTTAGTTATGGTTTAATGCTCCCATATATTAGTGAAACAATTCCTATGAATCCATCAACCAGTGGATTTATTTCATCTTTATCGTACATTGCTTACTGTATTGCAATCCTATTTGCAATGATATTTTCTAAGAAGATTACTTCTAAAACAATTCTTATGATAGCCGGATTATCCTCTATTATAGGGTTAGGGATTATCTCTGTTTCTCCCAATCCTATCTTTTTAGGCTTAGGTATATTTTTAGCAGGGATGAGCACTGGATTCTCCTCTCCGCCATATGCTGCTATCGTAAATAATCATGTAGAAACAGGATTACAAAATCAAGCGAATTCATGGATTAATTCTGGTACAAGTATAGGGACAGCTTTCACAGGGGCTATTGCTATAGTGATGGCTGATAGCTGGAGAGAGACATATTTGATATTTATGGTCATTGCTATTTTTGTACTTATTGCAAATTATAAAGTGCTTCCAAAACAAGTGATTTCGGAGGAGAAGGGGACGGCAGGTTGTTCTAAAAAAGAATGGAGCCACTCTATTCAGTTAATTATTGCATCTTTAGTTATAGGAATCTCGTGTTCTGCCTATTGGACATTTTCCAGAGACTTCGTGTTAAATTTAGACCGTGTTCCAGCATATTTAGGAGAATGGTTTTGGGTAATTATAGGAGCTGCAGGCTTATTAGGAGGAACTGCAGGCGTGTTTATTAATCATTTCGGTTTAGTGCGTGCGTACAGAGTTTCTGTATTCATATTATCCACTTCGTCCTTTATTCTAGGGGTATTTCCAGAGAATGTGATAATGGGATTCCTTTCACCAGCTTTTTTTGGCAGTTCTTATATTTTCATGACAGGAGTATTGATTGTTTGGGGGATCTCCGTATTCAAGACGAATCCGTCATTCGGGCTTGGTGTACCATTCTTAATACTCGCGCTGGGACAGTCTATAGGGTCCATTTTATCTGGACAGATAGCCGATATATCTGGATATTACGTTCTTTTTATTGGAGCTTCTATCATTGGTTATGTAACCTTACTTTTGAAACCAAAAGTAAATTAG
- a CDS encoding TetR/AcrR family transcriptional regulator, whose protein sequence is MKQRKEEMLDAAVQLFQTNGFHSTSIENITTACGISKGAFYKHFDSKESMILEVLQRYYDKLFWEADHFPKDVHRSPLQVLQTKVTVELEKSIGYRYFFHAVLTDFPPDGKGPIPKSLYRMQRQLHEWHKNALLEAFGQTAARYLTDLAVVMEGMIHSYLMKIIWEGPVIPLDRVGDLIVECLHAIVANDEHLYPVLPSQLKTDRSRVSILESIKHSLETIRAELHREQKENQENEKDMQTIDFLIDELGQKRPREFLVDALLAQLHRRQNLKKQMTVILTTWEVWKDDEI, encoded by the coding sequence ATGAAACAGCGAAAAGAGGAAATGTTGGATGCGGCTGTGCAGCTGTTTCAGACAAACGGGTTTCACTCAACTTCAATAGAAAATATAACTACGGCATGCGGCATTTCCAAAGGGGCTTTTTATAAACATTTTGATTCGAAAGAAAGCATGATTCTGGAAGTTCTGCAACGCTATTATGATAAACTGTTCTGGGAAGCAGACCATTTTCCAAAGGATGTACATCGTTCCCCTCTGCAAGTACTTCAAACGAAAGTTACTGTGGAACTGGAAAAATCAATTGGTTATCGCTATTTTTTCCATGCTGTTTTAACCGATTTTCCTCCAGATGGTAAAGGACCTATCCCAAAATCATTATATCGTATGCAACGTCAACTTCATGAATGGCATAAAAACGCACTTCTGGAAGCATTTGGTCAAACTGCAGCAAGATATTTAACAGATTTAGCAGTGGTTATGGAAGGTATGATTCACAGTTACTTAATGAAGATTATCTGGGAAGGTCCAGTTATACCATTGGATCGAGTTGGAGACCTTATCGTTGAATGCCTTCATGCTATTGTAGCAAATGATGAGCATCTTTATCCTGTGCTGCCAAGTCAGCTAAAAACAGATAGGAGCCGCGTCTCTATCCTGGAGAGTATAAAACATAGTCTGGAAACGATACGCGCTGAATTACATAGGGAACAAAAGGAAAATCAGGAAAATGAAAAAGATATGCAGACCATTGATTTCCTGATTGATGAACTTGGGCAGAAAAGACCGCGGGAATTTCTGGTTGATGCGTTGCTTGCCCAACTTCATCGCCGCCAGAATCTAAAAAAGCAAATGACAGTTATTTTAACAACATGGGAAGTATGGAAGGATGATGAAATATGA
- a CDS encoding amidohydrolase, producing MRPAYWLTNVRLETGYQNTSTKTGFFHLLIKDEKIANMIASTEKITDDLQKIDAKQLLVLPPFVEKHCHLDKTLIGDRWRSVTPALNIFERLDIEKEVLPSLETTTQERAELLLEKYVAFGITHVRTHVDIYPEIGLKNLEDVQKALQTFEGKLTYEMVAFPQHGLLRTNSRQLVREALQKGANFVGGVDPATVDGDIDASLNAMVDLAVEGNAGIDLHLHDPGHLGIFTIKKLAELTKEAGLEGKVAISHAFGLGDIPLSQEEEIAELLADAGITIISSVPINRKFPSMGLLREKGVSAAIGCDNIFDVWSPFGNGDILERAGRLAEISNWVDEHALSQALYYITGGKTPLNEEGVQVWPKVGDDASLVLVEASCSAEAVARRSKRAATMFHGKMVSGSLE from the coding sequence ATGCGCCCTGCTTATTGGTTAACAAACGTACGTTTAGAGACAGGCTATCAAAATACAAGTACAAAGACCGGATTTTTTCATCTATTGATTAAAGATGAAAAAATTGCAAACATGATAGCTTCTACGGAAAAGATAACAGATGACCTGCAAAAAATAGATGCAAAACAACTATTGGTACTTCCGCCTTTTGTTGAGAAACATTGTCATTTGGACAAAACATTGATTGGTGATCGATGGCGCTCCGTAACCCCTGCTCTTAATATCTTTGAACGTCTTGACATTGAAAAAGAAGTTCTTCCTTCTCTGGAGACTACCACGCAGGAACGGGCGGAACTGCTACTTGAAAAATACGTTGCATTTGGCATCACTCATGTACGTACACATGTAGATATTTATCCAGAGATTGGATTGAAGAATTTAGAAGATGTGCAAAAAGCACTGCAGACATTTGAAGGAAAATTAACATATGAAATGGTTGCCTTTCCTCAGCATGGCTTATTACGTACAAATTCACGACAATTAGTAAGAGAGGCGTTACAAAAAGGAGCAAATTTTGTAGGAGGCGTTGATCCGGCTACTGTGGACGGAGATATCGATGCATCACTAAATGCAATGGTTGATTTAGCGGTAGAAGGAAATGCCGGAATCGACTTGCATTTACATGACCCGGGTCATTTGGGAATCTTCACAATAAAGAAACTAGCTGAGTTAACAAAAGAAGCTGGTCTGGAAGGAAAAGTGGCAATTAGTCATGCTTTTGGACTTGGAGATATCCCGCTATCTCAAGAAGAAGAAATAGCGGAATTACTTGCTGATGCAGGAATCACCATTATTTCCAGTGTACCAATTAATCGAAAATTTCCATCGATGGGCTTATTGCGCGAAAAAGGCGTATCTGCTGCTATTGGATGTGATAATATTTTTGATGTTTGGTCCCCCTTTGGTAATGGAGATATTTTAGAAAGAGCTGGGCGATTGGCTGAAATTTCTAATTGGGTAGATGAACATGCACTATCACAAGCTCTTTATTATATTACGGGCGGTAAGACGCCGCTTAATGAAGAAGGTGTGCAAGTGTGGCCGAAAGTTGGCGATGATGCAAGTCTTGTGTTGGTTGAAGCGTCTTGTTCCGCAGAAGCGGTTGCACGAAGATCTAAACGGGCAGCTACTATGTTCCATGGAAAAATGGTATCAGGTTCACTTGAATAA
- a CDS encoding nucleoside deaminase, protein MSKTEWMKQAVKLANENEQKHQRAPYGAVVVKDGKVIGSGVNEVTATNDPTKHAEIQAVREACQTLNTTNLKGCAIYASTEPCPMCLSTIYYTQMDTVYFSNPSNPDQDYVYNQLSLSHDEKDIHMIRLEE, encoded by the coding sequence ATGTCAAAAACAGAATGGATGAAACAAGCAGTCAAATTAGCAAATGAAAACGAACAAAAGCACCAGAGAGCTCCATATGGAGCAGTGGTTGTCAAAGATGGAAAAGTAATTGGATCTGGTGTGAATGAAGTAACCGCAACGAATGATCCAACTAAGCATGCAGAAATCCAAGCTGTTCGTGAAGCATGTCAAACGTTAAATACAACGAACCTTAAAGGGTGTGCAATCTATGCCAGTACAGAGCCATGTCCAATGTGTTTAAGCACCATCTATTATACGCAAATGGACACTGTATATTTTTCTAATCCTAGCAACCCTGATCAAGACTATGTATACAATCAGCTTTCCTTATCACACGATGAAAAAGATATCCACATGATTCGTTTAGAGGAATGA
- a CDS encoding multicopper oxidase family protein, with protein MRRKLEKFVDQLPNMQVLKPDQKAKDGVHYEIAMKQFKRKLHRDLPATTLWGYNGQFPGPIIEANRDDPVHVTWLNQLPNKHLLPVDVSIHGLDQLPAVRTVVHLHGIETKPDSDGHPEAWYTNHFQETGPVFSRKTFTYPNHQRGSLLWYHDHAMGITRLNVYAGLAGMYILRDEHEKSLNLPAGDYEIPLMITDRSLNADGSLFYPSQPDDATEDLPNPSILPTFNGDTILVNGKAWPYLEVEPRKYRFRILNASNTRSYQLQLDSDIAFQQIGSDGGLLRHPVEMETIGFQPAERIDVIIDFSKAAGQSVVLKNDLGADADPNDDTGDIMQFRVTKSLKKKDQSFLPAALSVIPSLKQNNISAIRYLKLVGSDDEFDRPLLLLNNKHWHDPITENPRLGTTEMWAFTNTTNFSHPMHIHLVQFQVLEHQPFDLEQYNKDGKIIFTGSPIAPAANHRGWKDTIEAPAATITRVIAKFAPYSGEFVWHCHILEHEDYDMMRPYMVVDDDEKGLN; from the coding sequence ATGCGCCGCAAGCTAGAAAAATTTGTGGATCAGCTTCCAAACATGCAGGTTTTAAAGCCTGATCAAAAAGCAAAGGATGGGGTTCATTATGAAATCGCGATGAAGCAATTTAAGCGCAAGCTGCATCGTGATTTACCAGCAACCACTTTATGGGGATATAACGGTCAGTTTCCCGGTCCAATCATTGAGGCAAATCGTGACGATCCGGTTCATGTGACTTGGTTGAACCAATTACCAAATAAGCATCTGCTTCCTGTTGATGTATCCATTCATGGCCTTGATCAGCTTCCTGCTGTACGCACTGTGGTACATTTACATGGCATCGAAACGAAACCGGATAGTGATGGACATCCAGAAGCATGGTACACCAATCATTTTCAGGAGACCGGCCCTGTTTTCTCAAGAAAAACATTTACGTATCCGAATCATCAGCGCGGAAGCTTGCTTTGGTATCATGATCATGCAATGGGAATTACGCGGCTGAATGTATATGCAGGACTTGCAGGAATGTATATACTTCGGGACGAACATGAGAAATCATTGAATCTGCCCGCTGGGGACTATGAAATTCCGCTTATGATTACAGACCGAAGTTTGAACGCAGATGGTTCCTTATTTTATCCATCACAGCCTGATGATGCAACTGAAGATTTACCGAACCCTTCTATTCTGCCAACGTTTAATGGAGATACCATATTGGTTAATGGAAAGGCATGGCCATATTTAGAGGTAGAACCAAGAAAATATCGTTTTCGGATTTTAAATGCTTCCAATACGAGATCCTACCAGTTACAGCTTGACTCTGATATAGCCTTTCAACAAATCGGCTCTGATGGCGGGCTGCTTAGACATCCTGTCGAAATGGAAACAATCGGTTTTCAGCCAGCAGAACGAATCGATGTCATTATTGATTTTTCCAAAGCAGCTGGTCAGTCGGTTGTATTAAAAAATGATTTAGGAGCCGATGCTGATCCCAACGACGACACGGGAGATATTATGCAGTTTCGTGTTACAAAGTCGTTAAAAAAGAAAGATCAAAGTTTTTTGCCTGCAGCTTTATCGGTTATTCCGTCATTAAAACAAAATAACATTTCTGCGATTCGCTATTTAAAATTAGTTGGGTCTGATGATGAATTTGACCGTCCTTTATTACTTCTCAACAATAAACACTGGCATGACCCGATTACAGAAAACCCGCGGCTGGGGACAACAGAGATGTGGGCTTTTACAAATACAACCAATTTCTCTCACCCAATGCATATTCATCTAGTCCAATTTCAAGTATTGGAGCATCAGCCATTTGACCTGGAGCAATATAATAAAGATGGCAAAATCATATTTACAGGATCGCCAATTGCGCCGGCAGCAAACCATCGCGGCTGGAAAGATACCATCGAAGCACCTGCTGCAACCATCACCCGAGTGATTGCCAAATTTGCACCATATAGTGGCGAGTTTGTGTGGCACTGTCATATTTTAGAGCATGAAGATTATGATATGATGCGGCCTTATATGGTGGTAGATGATGATGAAAAGGGTTTGAATTAA
- a CDS encoding LysR family transcriptional regulator, giving the protein MDIRQLRYFIAIVEERKISAAAKRLHISQPPLSQQLKAMEEELGSTLVERSGKFLEMTEAGKALYTKAQQITQLMEETKTEVKEVGKGVNGSLAIGVNTFSVSELPQILEQFQREFPKITYKIQQNESSHLCQLVRDRMVELAIIRMPLDLDDFSVLHLYNDPFYFITSKEYTSLDKEVSLAEIQHYPLLFPSTEGLGVHYLMIEAFSRFRLHPHMIGECSDISLLLDLVSSGFAASIVPETLLKRYRGYSINTYRISNAMELNGPVGLIWLKDHRLSKSAQHFIEMIQKE; this is encoded by the coding sequence ATGGATATTAGGCAGCTGCGTTATTTTATTGCCATTGTAGAAGAAAGGAAAATTTCCGCCGCCGCGAAAAGGCTACATATATCTCAACCGCCCTTAAGCCAGCAATTGAAAGCCATGGAAGAGGAACTCGGCTCTACATTAGTCGAGAGAAGCGGTAAATTTTTAGAAATGACAGAGGCGGGAAAAGCTCTTTATACAAAGGCGCAGCAAATAACTCAATTAATGGAAGAAACCAAAACAGAGGTAAAAGAGGTTGGCAAAGGGGTCAATGGAAGTCTCGCTATTGGCGTCAACACCTTTTCTGTTAGCGAATTGCCGCAGATACTTGAACAATTTCAAAGAGAATTCCCAAAGATTACGTATAAAATCCAACAAAATGAATCTTCTCATCTTTGTCAATTGGTCAGGGACAGAATGGTGGAACTGGCAATTATCCGCATGCCACTCGATTTGGATGATTTTTCTGTACTTCATCTCTATAACGACCCTTTTTATTTCATCACGTCTAAGGAGTACACATCATTGGATAAAGAAGTGTCCCTTGCTGAAATCCAACATTACCCACTCCTATTTCCAAGTACAGAAGGGTTAGGTGTGCACTATTTAATGATAGAGGCGTTTTCTCGATTTAGACTACACCCTCATATGATTGGGGAATGTTCTGATATTAGTCTTCTATTGGATCTTGTTTCATCAGGGTTTGCTGCATCTATTGTTCCAGAAACGCTACTGAAGCGATATCGAGGATACTCCATAAATACTTATCGAATATCAAATGCGATGGAGTTAAATGGACCAGTCGGATTAATATGGCTCAAAGATCATCGCTTGTCCAAATCCGCTCAGCATTTTATAGAGATGATTCAAAAAGAATAA
- a CDS encoding PaaI family thioesterase, which produces MEEKVDKAIQDIYPDDFAWCYGCGRLNKDGHHLRTGWQGDKTVTIFTPEAKYMGIPGFIYGGLIASLMDCHGTGSASLALHHKNGNEIGDGSVPPRFVTASLQMDFLKPTPQDVPLKAIGTVEEIHPKRWKVHTEIFADNMLCARGAVVLVVMPDTFMK; this is translated from the coding sequence ATGGAAGAAAAAGTGGACAAAGCAATACAAGATATCTATCCTGATGATTTCGCCTGGTGCTATGGATGCGGCCGTTTAAATAAAGACGGTCATCACCTCCGAACTGGCTGGCAGGGGGACAAAACGGTTACTATCTTTACACCTGAAGCAAAGTATATGGGAATTCCAGGCTTTATTTATGGTGGACTGATAGCCTCGTTAATGGACTGTCATGGGACAGGGTCTGCCTCGCTCGCTTTACACCATAAGAACGGGAACGAGATTGGGGACGGGTCTGTACCACCCAGGTTTGTTACCGCAAGCCTGCAAATGGATTTTCTTAAACCAACCCCACAAGATGTTCCACTAAAAGCAATTGGAACAGTGGAAGAAATTCATCCTAAGAGATGGAAAGTGCATACAGAAATATTTGCTGATAATATGCTTTGCGCCCGTGGTGCGGTCGTTCTTGTTGTTATGCCCGATACATTTATGAAATGA